A genomic stretch from Quercus lobata isolate SW786 unplaced genomic scaffold, ValleyOak3.0 Primary Assembly Scq3eQI_107, whole genome shotgun sequence includes:
- the LOC115972872 gene encoding uncharacterized protein LOC115972872 codes for MSSPKANEVLFAYIAIAPHVISLVLIRDDNRIQRPVYYISKSLHEAKVRYLPLEKAILAVVHTTRKLPHYFQAHTVIVLTQLPLRSVLRSADYTGGIALWSALLGAFDIKYMPRSSVKGQVLTDLVTEFAEPSVETVTEKENMDGKSVGTISARETSRWKVYMDGAANQKGSGIVLVLISPENITIEKSLRLEFSATNNEAEYEALLQGMMMVQKMGGKAIEAFSNSRLVVGQVMGELEAKDARMQEYLSRVKRLQSNFKSFNLTHVSRSGNTHVDSLVTLATSSMQHLPRMIFVEDLCKTSSIERDTVRVHHIRRNPNWMDPIMNFLKDDTLPEGKLEAKKIRRNAPRFWLSEDHKLYRRSYSGPYLLCIHLEESESLLEELHEGICASHT; via the coding sequence atgtctagccctaAAGCCAACGAGGTTCTGTTCGCATACATAGCTATAGCCCCTCATGTTATAAGCCTGGTACTAATACGGGATGATAATAGAATACAACGACCAGTATATTACATAagtaaatcattacatgaggctaAAGTGCGCTACTTACCATTAGAGAAAGCAATTCTAGCAGTAGTGCATACCACGCGAAAACTTCCCCATTACTTTCAAGCACACACGGTCATTGTTCTGACCCAACTTCCCCTTCGATCGGTGCTCCGAAGTGCTGATTACACTGGAGGAATCGCCCTGTGGAGTGCACTTttaggggcttttgatattaaatacatgcctAGGTCCTCTGTCAAGGGTCAAGTCCTCACAGATCTAGTCACAGAATTCGCTGAACCCTCTGTAGAAACAGTAACAGAGAAggaaaacatggatggaaaatcggttggcacaatctcAGCACGGGAAACCTCACGTTGGAAAGTCTACATGGATGGCGCGGCCAACCAAAAAGGATCTGGGATCGTGCTAGTTCTAATATCGCCCGAAAATATTACCATTGAAAAATCGCTAAGACTCGagttctcggctacgaacaacgaagccgagtatgaggccttACTTCAAGGAATGATGATGGTGCAAAAAATGGGCGGAAAAGCAATAGAAGCATTCTCGAACTCCAGACTGGTCGTAggccaagtgatgggtgagttaGAAGCTAAAGATGCtagaatgcaagagtatctcAGTCGAGTCAAACGCctacaatcaaattttaaatcttttaatttgaCGCATGTTTCTAGAAGTGGGAACACACATGTGGATTCGCTGGTCACTCTTGCCACGTCTTCTATGCAGCATCTGCCACGAATGATCTTTGTTGAGGATTTATGCAAGACAAGTTCAATCGAAAGGGACACAGTTCGGGTCCATCATATTAGAAGGAATCCCAACTGGATGGATCCTATAATGAACTTCCTCAAAGATGACACATTACCGGAAGGCAAACTGGAGGCCAAGAAGATacggaggaatgctcctcggttttggttgtcAGAGGACCACAAGCTATACAGGCGTTCCTATTCTGGGCCGTACCTACTATGCATACACCTAGAGGAATCTGAGTCCTTGCTTGAGGAGTTGCATGAGGGAATTTGTGCGAGTCACACATGA